From the genome of Papaver somniferum cultivar HN1 unplaced genomic scaffold, ASM357369v1 unplaced-scaffold_10, whole genome shotgun sequence:
TGAGGCAGAGTACGAAGGGTATTTGGTTTAGTGATAAAAACAAAGAGATAAGGTATGTTCATCCAGCCGTTCACTTCAGATGGCTCAATCGTGGCAGTACACTGCGTGGGCCCAAAAAATTCTGACACAGAAGTACCAGATCTGAATCGCAGTTTAAGGGACTCTGTTTTGGATGGCAGAATGGTAAATATATTTTCCAATTCAGAGACGGCTGAATATACTCTCGGATTTTGTCCGTATTTTTACCATATCAGGGACTGTTATATTTGGTCAACGGTCCTACTACGGTCAATGAGGGTCTCTGATGTGAGTTGTATAATACCCATTTTCCACTAGGGGGGTCTTCGGATGCGAGAGTATCATCATCGCTGGATTCAACATTTGAAGTGGAATCATATACTTTCTTAcgcttcttttcaagatttgagggagaagaaggagatcgagtccttttggatttgattttgaTCCTCTTCTTGTTCTTGACACCAGAAGAACTCACCTGTGCGAATAATAATGATAAGTAACAGagacaacaatattgttaaaacgAAAGGAGGAATGTTCCCTACCTTATTATTCCGTGAAGGAGAGTCTTCAATGGATTTCTTAGCTTGCTTAATTTtattcttcccttttatagtctAATATAGGAGAATTTAAGTGTTATTCCGAAAATAATAAATATGCGAAGATAAATACCAATGCGAAGATCTTACATAACTTTTTATCTTCTTCGGACAAGATGAATTCCCAAGGATGATAATGAGAAAATTCCTCAGGAATAGGAAGATCCGAGTTATCAACAGCTCCGCCAACTACATAAGGACCCGTTACAATAACATGACAATTCACCCAACCCAGGTCATTAGATATACGAAAAGTCTTGTTGGAGTTACTATTCCAATCGACATCTCGCATGATTttcttatcttcatcaatattctcATTTCTTCTTATGCGAATGGCCCACTTTGTAGATTCATTTTTCATAAGTGCCACGTAGTAATGTTGGAAGAAGTTATCAAGAGTATACTCACGAGGGTCAATAACTCTATCACGATACAGTTCGTTTCGCACTGCATATTCATAAGAAGTCCACAGTCCTGCTGCGCGACGAGCATATTCAAGAACTATTCTGATTGCGTCACCACTCAATTGAAAAACGGCTCGAGCAAACCGCTTATCAGCAaggatttcataaaataaagggatGTTAGGATTATACAACGGAATAAGAAGGCCATTTTGAAGCTGCTCTAAGGAAAAAATGATTCTTTGATTTGTCCATTGTTCTGAGTTGATCAAATCAAGAGTGAGTTTGGATGAATAATTACATCCAGGGGGAATAGTGAGTGAATAACCTCTTCTGCCGAGTTCTTCTTTTAAGATGTGAAGGCCAATTCATTCTTCTTAGTAATTGACATAACCATTTTTAGAATGGGAATGATGAAAGAAATAAGATTAAATCAGGACGTGAATAACGGTGAGAAAGAAAACTGAACTGTAAAAAAAATATACAGAAAAGATGCAGTagcagagaaaaagaagaagaaagacttAAAAGGGGAAGTTATTCAGCGTTCCTGAGGCTTTATTTCATTAATGCGAGAAATAAACGGATAGAAAGAGGCAGTTAGAAAAACGTGTCAAGAAGCGTACGGTTGAAAAGATACGCATTAAAAAAGAAATCTTAAAATCAGGAGATGTGTCGGTGGGGTAGAATTTGAAAAGTTGAACATGTGCcgataataaaaattaaaagattctcatttCGCTCATTTCACGGAAAgaacgatatgagaagaggcaaacgtaggagtgaaatatcgcacgaTTATAAACTATGCGAATTACTAAAGTTATATTATGTGCGATGTGAATCGCACACAGCCAAACCAAGATGACGTATCAGATGATATCAGCATAGTCATGAGTAAAGAgtgaagatctgtgcgaagtaTGGAAGATATACGATGTTAGCAGGTATACATGTGTGATAATATCGTGCGGTCATTCCGAAATAAGGGGatatcttagctgtcatccactatgtaaaaccctATATAAAGGGTAGACCGGCCTTgtgaagggagagatcttttggaaTCTTAAGTCAAAaaattgagagagagagagtctGTGTTAAAGAAATTTAGAGTTTCATATCATCTTGTAATTGGTTGTAAGATCTTCATATAATAAAGAGATAACTTCTACCATGATTACCTAGTAGTCTATAGATTCCTGCAACTACACGATGCTTTACAAATTATCAGTACTTTCAATTCTTGGACTGTCTTATGTTAACAGAGATCCTAAGTGCTCACCATATAGCACACTCTGTTGCCAAATTTGCTAGGAGTCAAGTTTTGAATTGTGAGTGGCTCAGTAGCTAGCCGGATTGGATTCTTTTTCTGCTTCAATTCATAAATTATTTTTCAATAAGGTCTTATTACAGCAGTGCGCGAGTCATTATGCACAGTGCCTAGTAGTATTAGACTATTAATCAAGTAGGTAGTAAATCATGTTTTAGGATAAAAAATAAAGGTGGTCAATCGTATTTAGATAAAAGTTTTCTTTCACTCATGTTCCTTTTACCTTTATTTATAAATTGTTGATCACacttataattatttattaatttCTTTAATGAAGAATTAATTATTGATTTACTCTATACTTAGTGTTCAACCAATCATAATTACTTCTTACTAATTTTCCGCATGATATCGATTAATGATCAGTGTAATAGACAACTTGGTCATGGCCATGgaaaatatcttcttctttttcttcttcctcttctataCTCTTAAGAAACCACTCTTTGAGTTGATTATCCCTACTACAACCAGGCGAAACTTTTCCGACTTGAGTCAATTTAACATTCTTGCACGAAGCTTTAGCTGCTTTCCCATCTTCATCTTTCACTAGATTTATGTCTTGCTAAACTATATCTTGACATGGATAATTCTTGCTGCAATGAAAATATACAGCAACTTCTGAAGCGCTAGTTCCTGTTATGTTCTTGTATATTATATCGCTAATTTGAACAGCCGATTCCTGCTCAACAAAATTTAAATGATTAACATTTAGGATTATGGTTATCCTGAAATTAACATAGGCTCATATATATATGTTCAAATTAGTTCGATATTATCCAAGGGATACTTTTCACTTTTCAGTTACCTGTTCATCGCAAGGATCATCTTGATCACAATAGTTCTGATCAATGATTATTGGGTTCTTGACATTATACATAACTATGTTTTGGAAAGATATGTTGCTAGCGTTTCCCGACCCTCCCTGGAAAAAATCAAAGTGTTATATTGCAGGGAAAACATTCATACACCAACGAAGATGTTATTTTGTCTGAATGTAAAGGTTGTTCGTTGGTATTAAAAGAAATCCATGTCCGACGGGAAGTGGTGTTTCCAGTGGCCGACGGGTGAGTAACGAGTAAGAAGCTGCCCTTGGGAGGGGAACAACAACTAGAAACGGCTCCTAATCAAGTAAATTTACGGAAGTTCTAATTATAAATATACGCAAAATAGATTGTCGATCGATCACCTGCCAAGTCTTGATCCTAACACCATTTGTGGTTCCATTAAGTATCGCGATATCCACCATAACATCTGAAACATGGGCTTCTGAATTTCCAGAACCCAAGCTCCCGATACTACCATATAAATGAGAAATGAAAATCAATAATTGATTAATATAATTACAGAAAGTTCAGTAAATTAATGGTTGTTTGCAGTTTAATAAGAGATCATTACCTGATTCCATGGCCTGGTCCACATGTAGTGTTAGTTGCTTGTACATTTCGAGACCCATTAACTATAGAGATGCAGTCATCACCTGATCAGGGTTCATGGTTCAGATATATTTAATTGAAATAACATATTCTTTTATTAAAATGGTATATCTAAGTTATATTCTCGTAAAGAAAATTAATATACTCCTCAAAAAATTAGGATCCTTCGTCAGTGTATATATATGCACCTGTACCAATAACAGAGTTGATGATACTGATACTTTGAGTTCGTGTGACATGAATACCATCTGTATTCGGGCTTTTTTCTGGTGCGGTTATCAGTAAATTGTGAGCTTCAATATTCGTACATTTTTGAAAACTTAGATGCATTTGCTGCCCATCTTTTATGGTTATGTTTTCCACAGTTAGATTATTGCACTCTTTGAAGGTTAAAGCCTGCTCGTCATCATTAAGACATTGTAAATGATACTGCATgataatatcaaaacaaaaaatgaatCCTTTTAAAAGGTTTAGCATGTGGTACCGTCGGCGCATGTGTACAGGGCTGCAAGAAGGAAAAGTAGAGTTATTAGACTGGAGTTAATCAATTTCCAAACCTAAGGATGTATAGTAACATGCATATACTTACACGAGATTTATTAATTTTACATGAATTCTTCCACCAAATATCTCCTTTTCCATCAATTGTTCCATCACCTTCAACTACGAGATTTTGAATCTTCTTGAAGATAATCCAATGTCTGACATCCCGTTTATAATCTGATCGATCTGCAGAAGCTTCGATGGCTCCATCTATCTGAAAATACAAAGGGGTTCATGTGAACCATATTACATTTTGGAGAAATTAGTAAATAAGTTAAGTCATGAACTTTTAAATCAAGAGATCCGCTCGTATTATTCATATACAAAATaaaactatttatttatttagctAAACTGAATTAATTGTTAAAATACAAAAGACTTGAATTTTACTAATTAAAATGGATCATCGCATAGTTGCATACTCATAGCCATGCATGCTTGCTGTAATGACCGATATTCTAAGCTAAATTATCTAGTATCAATTATTTGTCTATTTTTTTAGAGGTCAGAATACGTAAGTAGTATTGATCACCTTAATTGTAATATTGGATTTGCATGGACCTTTAAATGTAGCGGGTTTGAGGCAATAATTTTTCTTCTTAGGTATTACAAGCTCAATAGCGTTTTTGGAGGAGCAAGCTTTCTTCCAAGCCTTAAAAAAAGCCTGCCATTTTGATAAACAAATTATCAACCAAATTAACTTCCTATATTTTTTTCAATCGGATGTATCTAACGCTAAACACGGCCAACATAATGAATTGATATGCTATGTTTTTAATTAGGAAAGAATGAAAAAGAGAAACATCCATTTTTAAGGGACGGAGGAGTATAACTGTCAAAACCCAACTTAATTATTAATGCAGAGTCTGTACGCACCTTAGAATCATCTGTCTTACCGTCACCTTTAGCTCCAAAGTCAGCAACACTCATCATCCTTTTAGCTGAAACCTTTATGTGGCCATTGTTAATGCCACGGAACCTGAggatttctccttgttcattatTACTATCACTAGGTTGTTCATCTGTGGGATGTAGGTCTAGTGAAGTAGGAGTAGCACCCCCACGACAACAGTACGAGTTGTTACAAAGAATGAAGATTAATACTATCGAAAACAGAATATTTGAGAATACATTTTTTTGTGGAGCCATTTATGTCTCACTTTTTAAAAGACCAATTATAAAGACCAATTATAAAGACTCAAGAGAGAAATAAGGATGTTGGCTTCATAAGTACTCCAATGGTCTTGATATTTATAGGAAGAATTGCTTCAAGAATTCTTTAAAAGAGAAAGGTTGACAAGAAACCCTTCCCCTGTCAGATCATCATAATGTGCTAAGAGGTTCATTACGATAATCAAGTCAGGTAACAAGCAAATATCAAGATATTTCATTTATAATAAAAGGAAAATCACTAGACAGGAACGCTTCCACGACACGTGTTACATCTCTAGGTATTTATCCAATTACGGACGTTCATAGATTTATTTACTATAGGATCAGTCACTAATTCTTAATGGTAAACTAACTAATGCATGCGTATAATTCTTGATTGCGTCTAAAGTTTTAAGTTGAAAAAAATTAGGTTGTATACATCAAGGACATTGTGGCCATACTGCTGTGTTGTCTTTGCAAATACCGGGGCCTAGAACGACATTATTTCTCTGTTTGCTTTATGTTAAATCATCTCAACTAATAATGCGTACCTTAATTTCGCAACTATAATTTTGAAAATATCTATGATTTCTGACTGCGGTTATTACTACACTATAAAGTAGGTGGCATTCCAATCACACATcagactttttattttttttcttgtttggcTTTCATTTTCTGGAATGACGTTTATCGAGTATATACTGCTAGTCTGCTAGAGAGGTTAATTAGGATATAAACATGGTTTAACCACTCAGGGACAAAGGTGATTACCCTACTAAACTAAAGGCCTTGCGTAAACGAAAGGATTTTCTATGGTCTACAATTTAGGATTGGATCAATCTATGAAGATTTCATATCCTCAACGACGTCCACTTTTTCGAGTGAGGTGACAAGTGACAACCCATGTGTCTATGTGGTTTGCGGAACACAGTTTGCAAGTTGCGTGGTTGATTAGTAAAGCTCTCGATATCTGTAGGAATAACATCCTTGAAGTTTAAGTCTTAATGTCATCACTTGATGGAATCTTCAATCTTCTAATATGTTCTTCGTAATAATAATTACAGTGATGACAAATCACCGCATAAAGTTTGAAAAAGAAGAATCACTACATAAAGTTGTGTGCAAAGGTAAGGTCTGTCAAAAGAGGCCCATAAGAAGAACTGGACATTGAGGTATTTTAGGATTCTTTAGGAATAAGAGCCTGTCAATCAGGCCATATCCGAGACTTCT
Proteins encoded in this window:
- the LOC113326154 gene encoding polygalacturonase-like: MAPQKNVFSNILFSIVLIFILCNNSYCCRGGATPTSLDLHPTDEQPSDSNNEQGEILRFRGINNGHIKVSAKRMMSVADFGAKGDGKTDDSKAFFKAWKKACSSKNAIELVIPKKKNYCLKPATFKGPCKSNITIKIDGAIEASADRSDYKRDVRHWIIFKKIQNLVVEGDGTIDGKGDIWWKNSCKINKSRPCTHAPTALTFKECNNLTVENITIKDGQQMHLSFQKCTNIEAHNLLITAPEKSPNTDGIHVTRTQSISIINSVIGTGDDCISIVNGSRNVQATNTTCGPGHGISIGSLGSGNSEAHVSDVMVDIAILNGTTNGVRIKTWQGGSGNASNISFQNIVMYNVKNPIIIDQNYCDQDDPCDEQESAVQISDIIYKNITGTSASEVAVYFHCSKNYPCQDIV